A single genomic interval of Brevundimonas diminuta harbors:
- a CDS encoding TolC family protein: MSALALVLAATVSLPSSALAQATPAAEAVQASPVLSLEEALRRSIVADPARAGYEARLRAVEAGVRQAGVRPNPTLGLMVENLPTLGGGDILDRTETTLTYEQRIERGGDRPARSSLARSEGLLVAAQARVAQLDRLEQVQRAWSDAMAAQAQVEIARERLTMAERFQNEVQRRVNAARDPLFAGARAEAELAQAQIEFDQAEVVARMAAIMIGKYWDGTVNFRLDPNAFEDTSASRSVAGEVAEADLDVFRARQAAAAAQVRVEEARAVADPTVSVGVRHIWDNELSLVFGGSIPLQRYDRNQGAIDRARAEGIAAQADLGARRIELDREIARLQVLLLSQANEVRRISEETLPQAERAVILVRDGFARGGFTYNDVMAAQTALLQSRARRVTVLQAFHNDRARLDRLTGAHADLLGMETPQ, encoded by the coding sequence ATGTCTGCCCTTGCTCTCGTCCTGGCGGCGACCGTGTCGCTGCCTTCATCGGCGCTCGCCCAGGCGACGCCAGCCGCTGAGGCCGTCCAGGCCTCGCCTGTCCTGTCGCTCGAAGAGGCGCTGCGGCGTTCGATCGTCGCCGACCCGGCGCGTGCGGGTTACGAAGCGCGACTGCGCGCTGTCGAAGCCGGTGTGCGCCAGGCCGGGGTGCGCCCCAATCCGACCCTCGGACTGATGGTCGAGAACCTGCCGACACTGGGCGGGGGCGACATCCTTGATCGCACCGAGACCACCCTGACCTATGAGCAGAGGATCGAGCGTGGCGGGGACCGTCCTGCCCGTTCCAGCCTGGCGCGTAGCGAAGGCCTGCTGGTCGCCGCACAGGCGCGGGTCGCCCAGTTGGATCGTCTGGAACAGGTGCAGCGTGCCTGGTCCGACGCCATGGCGGCTCAGGCCCAGGTCGAGATCGCCAGAGAACGGCTCACCATGGCGGAGCGCTTCCAGAACGAGGTGCAACGGCGGGTCAACGCCGCGCGCGATCCTCTGTTCGCCGGAGCACGCGCCGAGGCTGAACTGGCCCAAGCCCAGATCGAGTTCGATCAGGCCGAGGTCGTCGCGCGCATGGCGGCGATCATGATCGGCAAATACTGGGACGGGACGGTCAACTTCCGTCTGGATCCGAACGCCTTCGAAGACACCAGCGCATCGCGCTCGGTCGCCGGCGAAGTCGCGGAAGCGGATCTCGACGTGTTCCGTGCTCGCCAGGCCGCAGCGGCCGCCCAGGTGCGGGTGGAGGAGGCGCGCGCCGTCGCCGACCCCACCGTCAGCGTCGGCGTGCGGCATATTTGGGACAACGAACTATCTCTCGTGTTCGGCGGATCCATCCCCCTGCAACGCTACGACCGGAACCAGGGCGCCATCGACCGCGCCAGGGCCGAGGGCATAGCGGCGCAGGCGGATCTCGGCGCGAGACGGATCGAACTGGATCGCGAAATCGCTCGCCTCCAGGTCCTGTTGTTGTCCCAGGCCAATGAGGTCCGGCGCATCAGCGAAGAGACCCTGCCGCAGGCGGAGCGGGCCGTAATCCTGGTCCGTGACGGGTTCGCGCGCGGCGGCTTCACCTACAACGACGTCATGGCCGCCCAGACGGCCCTTCTACAGAGCCGAGCCCGTCGCGTGACGGTGCTTCAGGCCTTCCACAACGACCGCGCCCGCCTTGATCGCCTGACCGGCGCGCACGCCGACCTGCTCGGCATGGAGACCCCACAATGA